Genomic window (Streptomyces sp. NBC_01431):
CGGTCAGGGACTCGGCGAGAACGGCGATCCGGTCGTCGGTGGGCCGCGCCCGCGCCTGGCCCGCTGCCTGCTGAGCCGCGCCCATCGGATGGCCGATGACGGCGAGGACCAGGCGGGCGTCGTGCCGCTGTTGACGTCCGGGCGAGGTCGCCCCGGCCCCCCGGTCGCCGCGAGGGATGCCCTCGCCGGCCTGCTCGGGGTCCGCCGCGCTCGGGTCCTCGGGGGTCAACTCCCTTGACTGCTCGGCCGGTTCGGGAGTCCGAGGGTGTGCCGCGCGCAGCTTCGCGTACGCGGCGAGCAGGCCGGGATCGTCCGGGAATACGGCGAGGCCCTCGCTGAGGATGGCCTCGGCCCGGTCGGTGTGCTGCTCGTCGGCCTCGGCGGCGTGCGCGCGGCCGAGCAGGGCGTAGAGCCGGGGATCGGGACCGTCGGTGTACAGCGCGGCCCGCGCGGCCTTGCGCGCCTCGCTGTTGCGGCCAGCCCGCAGCAGCGCCTCCGCGTCGGCGCAGACCGATATGACGTCGTCGTGCCCGGCTTGCATGTATCCCCAACCCTGGATGTCCGGTTCGCAACTATCACCCGCTGGAACGGCGCAGGTCAACAGCGGGCCGCAAGGCCTGTCCCGGTCACCAGTCGCCGCCGCCGAAACCGCCCCCGTCGCCGCCGCCCCCGTCGCCCCAGCCACCGCCGAAGTCGGAGGGGTTGAAGTCGGAGCCCGACACGTCGCCGCCGTCGAAACCGGAGCCCGCGTCATAGGAACCGGCGCCGTAGTCGGACGCGTACGCCGGGCTCGACAGCATCGAGCCGAGCATGGTGCCCATCAGGAGGCCGGGCAGCATGCCGCCGCCGAAGTAGCCGCCCGCCCAGGGGCCGTAGGCGGGGCCCGCGTCGTAGTAGGGGCGACGGCCCTGGTCGGTGTCGACCTCGCGGACCATCGGGTCCTGGCCGTCGCGCAGCCGGGTCGCGTCCGCCTGGCAGACCGGCACCTGGCGCGGGGCGCCGCCGGCCGGGGTCCACGTCGCGTCCTCGACGGAGGGGCCGTGGCGCGGGTCGAAGAAGCAGGGGGCGCGGCGCTCGGGCAGCTCTCTGTGCTCGCGGCGGGCGGCGAGGGTGGCCAGCGAGAACCGGCCGTCCTCCAAGGCCTGGGTCACGCCCGTCACGTCTGCGGGCCGCTCGGCCTTGGCCATCAGGGACTTCGCGGTCTCGTACGAGTCGAGGGCGCGCTCGTAGTCGGCGCGCATCGCGTCGTCGGCGCCGGCCTCGGCCGGGTGGAAGTCGAGCCGGTCGAGCTCCTCGCCGAACGCGGTGATGTCCTCGTCGACGACGACCTGGAGGCGCTGGAGCGCGGCCCGCTCCTCCTCGGCCTTCTTCCTGCGGTTGCGCCGGACCAGCGCGTACGCGCCCGCGCCGCCCGCCACGACCACCGCGCCCACCCCGACGAGCGCGCCGGTGTTCACCGAGCCGCCGGAACCGGAGCCGCCGCCCCACGAGGCGGGGGCGTGGCCCTTCATCTGCGGGAGCGCCTTGTCGACGAAGGCGTTGAGCTGGGTCGCGGCGTCGGTGTTGGTGCCGGGCGCGCGGACCGCGCTGTTCAGGTTCTGGACGGCCTGTTTCGACATGACCTTGCGGTCGGCGCCGGAGGTGAACGCGTCGCCGAGCCGGATCGCGTACAAGCCGGTGACACCGGTGTCGGTGCGCAGGTTCTGGAGGATCGTGCTCTTGGGGAAGGCGGCGCTGTTGGGCAGCACGGCCACGAAGAGCGGCTTGTCCGCGTCCTTGATCTTCTTCGCGAGCGCGTCCGCCTGGGCCGCGCTGAGCTGGTTCGCGGCCCCGGGGTCCACGTAGACCGGGCTCTTCTTGAGCTGGTCGGCCACGTCGGACGCGCCGGTGGCCGCCATCGCGGGACCCGCCGTGGCCAGCGCGGCGAGCGCGGCGGCGGAGAGTGCGGAGAAAACCCTGAGCCTCATGGGCCCGACGCTACCCGAGGCCACTGGGAAACGGACATACAGGATGGAGCAGGAGGGGCACGGCCCGCTCCACCCTGGACGGTTCCCCCGCGCCGCCGGGGCGCTCAGCGGGCCGGCCGGGTCCCGGCGCGCAGCAGACCGTAGGTGTACGCGTCCTGGAGCGCTTCCCAGGAGGCGGCGATGACGTTGGGGCCCGCTCCGACGGTCGTCCACTCGGCGGTGCCGTCCGTGGTGGTGATCAGGACGCGGGTGGTGGAGGCGGTGCCGTGGTTGCCCTCCAGGGTGCGCACCTTGTAGTCGACCAGCTCGAACTTGGAGACCTGCGGGTAGAACCGCTCCAGGCCCTGGAGCAGCGCGGAGTCCATCGCGTTGACCGGTCCGTTGCCCTCGGCGGTGACGATGATCCGCTCGTCGCCGACCCAGAACTTCACGGTGGCGCCGTTGGCGTGCGTACCGTCCTTGAGGGTCTCGATGATCGCCTGGTAGGACTCGATGCGGAAGTAGTCGCGGGGCCCGCCCTCGACCTCGTCGCGCAGCAGGAGTTCGAAGGAGGCGTCGGCCGCCTCGTAGGTGTAGCCCGCCAGTTCGCGTTGCTTGACCCGCTCCACGACGCGGGCGACGGTGGCGCGGTCGTCGCCGAGGTCGACGCCGAGTTCCTTGCCCTTGAGCTCGATGGAGGCGCGGCCCGCCATGTCGGACACCAGCATCCGGATGCGGTTGCCGACCAGGCCGGGGTCGATGTGCTGGTACAGGTCGGGGTCGACCTTGATCGCGGAGGCGTGCAGGCCGGCCTTGTGGGCGAAGGCGGAGACGCCCACGTACGGCTGGTGCGTGGAGGGGGTGAGGTTGACCACCTCGGCGATGGCGTGCGAGATGCGGGTCATCTCGGTGAGCGCGCCCTGGGGCAGCACCCGCCTGCCGTACTTCAGCTCCAGAGCCGCGACGACCGGGAACAGGTTGGCGTTGCCGACCCGCTCGCCGTATCCGTTGGCGGTGCACTGGACGTGGGTGGCGCCCGCGTCGACGGCGGCCAGGGTGTTGGCGACCGCGCAACCGGTGTCGTCCTGGGCGTGGATGCCGAGCCGGGCGCCGGTGTCGGCGAGGACGGTGGCGACGACGGCGTGGATCTGGGCGGGCAGCATCCCGCCGTTGGTGTCGCACAGGATGACCACGTCGGCGCCGGACTCGGCGGCGGCCCGCACGACGGCCTTGGCGTACTCGGGGTTCGCCTTGTACCCGTCGAAGAAGTGCTCGCAGTCCAGGAAGACCCGGCGGCCCTGCTCGCGCAGATACGAGACGGTGTCCCGCACCATCTCCAGGTTCTCCTCAAGGGTGGTGCGCAGGGCCAGTTCGACGTGCCGGTCGTGCGACTTGGCGACCAGGGTGATCACCGGGGCACCGGACTCCAGGAGCGCGCGCACCTGCGGGTCCTCGGCGGCCCTGCCGCCCGCGCGGCGGGTCGCGCCGAACGCGACGAGCTGCGCGTTGCGGAAGGTGATCTCCTGGCGCGCCCGTGCGAAGAACTCCGTGTCACGGGGGTTGGCGCCCGGCCAGCCGCCCTCGATGAAACCCACCCCGAACTCGTCCAGGTGCCGGGCGATCGTCAGCTTGTCCGCCACCGTGAGGTTGATCCCCTCACGCTGCGCACCATCACGCAGCGTCGTGTCGAAGACATGGAAGCTGTCGTCGACACGAAGGCCGGCGGGAAGACTCTCCTCGGCGGCTTTGTTCGCCTCGTTGGTCGTCATGCTGATCTGACTCCTGTCGGGTGAGTGGCTCCGAACTCATGGCTCCACTTGCCCCCGCCGCCGCGCTGCTCGCCCCGGCCGTGGTGGGGCCGGTAAACGAAAAGACCCCTCGCGGGTGCGAGAGGTCTGCGCGCGGGTCTGGGGCACGATGGCTGCTGCCGCGGGTGGTTCCACGGTTCAGCGATCACTGCGGACCGGCGCGCTGCTGTCCATAATCATGGTGAAAGCGAGCACGCTCGCAGTTTGCCACACGGGTGCGGGGCCCGGCTGCTGGGTCTCACCATCCGGGCGCCACGACCTGCGCTATTGCGAAGGGACCGGTTCCGCTTCCACTCGCCGGGGTTCGTCCGTGACCCGGTTGAGGTCGATGTCACGCGTCTCGCGCATGCTGAGGTAGACGACCAGGGACACCGCCGCGCACCCGGCGACGTACCAGTAGAAGCCGGACTCGATGCCCGCCTTCTTGAACCAGAGCGCCACGTACTCGGCCGTCCCGCCGAACAGCGCGTTCGCGATGGCGTACGGCAGGGCCACGCCGAGGGCGCGGATGCCGGTCGGGAAGAGCTCGGCCTTCACACAGGCGTTGATCGAGGTGTATCCGGTGACCACGACCAGCGCCAGCAGGGCCAGGCCGAAGGCCGGCCAGAAGGTGCCCGCGTGCTTGAGCATGGTCATGATCGGCACGGTCAGGAAGGTGGAGCCGATGGCGAAGGTGATCAGGAGCGGGCGGCGCCCGATCCGGTCGGAGAGCGCCCCCGCCAGCGGCTGGAGGCACATGAAGACGAACAGCGCGCAGAAGCTGACGAGCGAGGCGGTCGACTTGTCCATGCCCGCGCTCTTGGAGAGGAACTTCGTCAGGTACGTCGTGTACGTGTAGTAGGCGACCGTGCCTCCCATGGTGAGCGCCATGACCAGGAGCGCCTCGCGCTTGTGCCGCCACAGCGCCTTGAGGGTGCCCCGGTCCTCGTCCCGGGCGGCTCCCGACTCCTCGTACACCTCGGTCTCCAGCATGGAGCGCCGCAGGTAGAAGACGACGGCCGCGCCGAGCGCGCCCACGATGAAGGGGATGCGCCAGCCCCAGCTGTGCAGCGCCGCGTCCGAGAGGTTGCGCTGCATGACGATCTGGAGGCCGAGCCCGACGAGCTGGCCGGCGGTCATCGACACGTACTGGAAGCTGGAGGCGAAGCCGCGCTTGTTGGGGTCGGAGGCTTCGGTGAGGTAGGTAGCGCTCGCCGCGTACTCGCCGCCGACGGAGAGGCCCTGGAGGAGCCGGGCGACCAGGAGCACCGCCACTCCCCCGTAGCCGGCGACCGCGTAGGTCGGGGCGATCGCGATCAGGATCGCGGAGGCCGACATGAGGGTGACGGTCAGCGTGAGGGCGGCCTTGCGGCCCCTGCGGTCGCCGATCCGGCCGAGCAGCCAGCCGCCGACCGGCCGCATGAAGAAGCCGACCGCGAAGATCCCCATGGTGTTCATGAGGTTGGCGGTCTCGTTGCCCTTCGGGAAGAACGCGTCCGCGAAGTACACCGCGAACGTGGCG
Coding sequences:
- the cimA gene encoding citramalate synthase, with product MTTNEANKAAEESLPAGLRVDDSFHVFDTTLRDGAQREGINLTVADKLTIARHLDEFGVGFIEGGWPGANPRDTEFFARARQEITFRNAQLVAFGATRRAGGRAAEDPQVRALLESGAPVITLVAKSHDRHVELALRTTLEENLEMVRDTVSYLREQGRRVFLDCEHFFDGYKANPEYAKAVVRAAAESGADVVILCDTNGGMLPAQIHAVVATVLADTGARLGIHAQDDTGCAVANTLAAVDAGATHVQCTANGYGERVGNANLFPVVAALELKYGRRVLPQGALTEMTRISHAIAEVVNLTPSTHQPYVGVSAFAHKAGLHASAIKVDPDLYQHIDPGLVGNRIRMLVSDMAGRASIELKGKELGVDLGDDRATVARVVERVKQRELAGYTYEAADASFELLLRDEVEGGPRDYFRIESYQAIIETLKDGTHANGATVKFWVGDERIIVTAEGNGPVNAMDSALLQGLERFYPQVSKFELVDYKVRTLEGNHGTASTTRVLITTTDGTAEWTTVGAGPNVIAASWEALQDAYTYGLLRAGTRPAR
- a CDS encoding MFS transporter, which encodes MGREHWKKIWVGSAGNMVEWFDWFVYATFAVYFADAFFPKGNETANLMNTMGIFAVGFFMRPVGGWLLGRIGDRRGRKAALTLTVTLMSASAILIAIAPTYAVAGYGGVAVLLVARLLQGLSVGGEYAASATYLTEASDPNKRGFASSFQYVSMTAGQLVGLGLQIVMQRNLSDAALHSWGWRIPFIVGALGAAVVFYLRRSMLETEVYEESGAARDEDRGTLKALWRHKREALLVMALTMGGTVAYYTYTTYLTKFLSKSAGMDKSTASLVSFCALFVFMCLQPLAGALSDRIGRRPLLITFAIGSTFLTVPIMTMLKHAGTFWPAFGLALLALVVVTGYTSINACVKAELFPTGIRALGVALPYAIANALFGGTAEYVALWFKKAGIESGFYWYVAGCAAVSLVVYLSMRETRDIDLNRVTDEPRRVEAEPVPSQ